One Oxobacter pfennigii DNA segment encodes these proteins:
- a CDS encoding YebC/PmpR family DNA-binding transcriptional regulator: MSGHSKWHNIQARKGKQDAARGKIFTKIGKELLVAAKEGGSNPESNSRLKDIIAKAKAANMPSDTINRSIKRGAGELGDVNYEEITYEGYGPGGVAVIVEALTDNKNRSAGNIRHAFEKSGGSLGATGCVTFMFDRKGVLIVEKTDSTDEDEVMMMAIDAGAEDFTPDGDVFEITTSVEDFSNVRQSLEDSGIEFVSAEISMVPQTMVALDNDMAEKIEKMIDRLEDDDDVQNVWHNAEFPEGWGE, from the coding sequence ATGTCAGGGCATTCCAAATGGCATAATATACAGGCAAGAAAAGGCAAACAGGATGCAGCAAGAGGAAAGATATTCACTAAAATAGGAAAAGAACTATTGGTTGCAGCAAAAGAAGGCGGAAGCAATCCTGAATCCAATTCTCGTTTAAAGGATATAATTGCAAAGGCTAAGGCTGCCAATATGCCGTCGGATACGATAAACAGATCTATTAAACGCGGCGCCGGAGAATTAGGCGATGTGAATTATGAAGAAATTACATATGAAGGATACGGTCCGGGAGGCGTGGCCGTTATAGTTGAGGCCCTTACAGATAACAAGAACAGGTCTGCAGGCAATATAAGACATGCCTTTGAAAAAAGCGGCGGCTCTCTAGGTGCTACAGGCTGCGTTACCTTTATGTTTGACAGAAAAGGTGTATTGATAGTTGAAAAGACCGACAGCACTGATGAGGATGAAGTGATGATGATGGCAATAGATGCCGGTGCCGAAGACTTTACACCTGATGGGGATGTATTTGAAATAACTACATCTGTTGAGGATTTTTCAAATGTAAGGCAGTCATTGGAAGACAGCGGCATTGAGTTTGTATCTGCAGAAATATCAATGGTGCCCCAGACTATGGTAGCTCTTGATAATGATATGGCTGAAAAGATTGAGAAAATGATAGATAGATTAGAAGATGATGACGACGTACAAAATGTCTGGCACAATGCAGAGTTTCCAGAAGGCTGGGGAGAATAA
- a CDS encoding YigZ family protein, with the protein MKEYLTILKEDQDEYIEKKSRFICTVKPVLTEIEAQDFIRSINEKCKDATHNCYAYIVTENVEIQRANDDGEPQGTAGLPILEVIKKEGLTNICVVVTRYFGGILLGAGGLVRAYSQAARKGIHKAGICRMAPYSRLKAIVNYTLYGKIQNSMSAMGNNIINVEYSDVVTMYIRVKSVNLNNTMNVITEISCGEAVLDVIENYYDADESYK; encoded by the coding sequence ATGAAGGAATATCTTACAATACTAAAAGAAGATCAGGATGAATATATAGAAAAGAAATCCAGGTTTATTTGCACCGTAAAGCCGGTTTTAACTGAAATAGAAGCTCAAGATTTTATAAGAAGCATAAATGAGAAGTGCAAGGATGCCACTCATAATTGCTATGCCTATATAGTTACAGAAAATGTAGAGATTCAAAGGGCTAATGATGACGGAGAGCCCCAGGGAACTGCAGGCCTTCCCATACTTGAAGTAATTAAAAAAGAAGGCCTTACAAATATCTGTGTGGTGGTTACAAGATATTTCGGAGGTATACTCCTAGGAGCAGGGGGATTGGTGAGGGCATATTCGCAAGCTGCAAGGAAGGGCATACATAAAGCGGGAATATGCAGAATGGCACCTTATTCAAGGCTTAAGGCCATAGTTAATTATACGCTCTACGGCAAAATTCAAAACAGTATGTCAGCCATGGGAAATAACATAATAAACGTTGAATATTCAGATGTTGTAACCATGTATATAAGAGTTAAAAGCGTGAACCTTAATAACACTATGAATGTAATAACTGAAATTTCTTGTGGTGAAGCTGTACTTGATGTAATAGAAAATTATTATGATGCAGACGAATCCTATAAATAA
- a CDS encoding amidohydrolase codes for MKTLIKDCCIIKMTNENEIIKKGYILIEEDKISKIGEGEYKDLKDEKLNIIDGEGTAAIPGLINTHTHCSMTLLRGYGEGLPLMKWLNEKIWPFEAKLDAEDIYIGAELAALEMIKSGTTCFLDMYYFEDDICKAVGQSGIRGIICTPVIGDDWQQRIERFKAFYKRNNGSFDGRIINMLAPHAPYTCTRESLEQSAKAAKEMNCGLHIHIAETLDEVETINKTYGCSPVEFLEQTGIFENKVIAAHCVHISDKDMEILKKYNVTAAHCPQSNMKLSSGISPVSKMLALGINVSLGTDGASSNNNLDMIEEMQTASYLQKLSTSDATALSPYETLEMATVNGAKALGLEKEIGKLDVGMKADIVLIDLNKPHMVPIFDVCANIVYSGSGKDVKTVIVNGKTVMEDYVVKTMNEKDILNSVKKSVENILSRQ; via the coding sequence ATGAAGACATTGATAAAGGATTGCTGCATTATAAAAATGACAAATGAAAATGAAATAATAAAAAAGGGATATATACTCATTGAGGAGGACAAAATTTCCAAAATAGGAGAAGGAGAATATAAAGATTTAAAAGATGAAAAGCTTAACATCATAGACGGGGAGGGTACTGCAGCTATCCCCGGGCTTATAAATACTCACACCCATTGCTCAATGACATTGTTAAGGGGTTATGGTGAAGGCTTGCCCCTCATGAAATGGCTTAATGAAAAAATCTGGCCTTTTGAAGCCAAGCTAGATGCTGAGGATATATACATTGGCGCCGAACTGGCGGCATTGGAGATGATAAAGAGCGGAACAACATGTTTTCTTGATATGTATTATTTTGAGGATGATATCTGCAAAGCAGTAGGTCAATCGGGAATAAGAGGCATCATATGCACACCTGTTATAGGAGACGACTGGCAGCAACGAATTGAAAGATTCAAAGCTTTTTATAAAAGAAACAACGGAAGCTTTGACGGAAGAATAATTAATATGCTTGCTCCTCACGCGCCTTATACATGTACAAGAGAATCATTGGAACAAAGCGCAAAGGCTGCAAAGGAAATGAACTGCGGATTGCATATACATATAGCCGAAACTCTTGATGAGGTTGAAACCATCAATAAAACTTACGGATGCTCACCTGTTGAATTTCTTGAGCAAACAGGCATATTTGAAAATAAAGTAATTGCAGCCCATTGCGTTCATATAAGCGACAAGGATATGGAAATACTAAAAAAATACAATGTTACTGCTGCTCATTGCCCTCAGAGCAATATGAAGCTTTCAAGCGGTATATCTCCTGTATCAAAAATGCTTGCTTTAGGCATAAATGTGTCTTTAGGGACTGACGGTGCCTCCAGCAACAATAATCTTGATATGATAGAGGAAATGCAGACGGCTTCTTATCTTCAAAAGCTCTCCACCAGTGATGCAACGGCATTATCTCCTTACGAAACATTAGAGATGGCAACTGTAAACGGCGCAAAAGCGTTGGGTTTGGAGAAGGAAATAGGCAAACTGGATGTAGGAATGAAGGCTGACATAGTATTGATTGATTTAAACAAACCTCATATGGTGCCAATATTTGACGTATGTGCCAACATAGTATACAGCGGTTCGGGCAAGGATGTAAAAACCGTTATAGTAAACGGAAAAACAGTCATGGAAGATTATGTTGTCAAAACCATGAATGAAAAAGATATATTGAACAGTGTTAAAAAGTCCGTGGAAAATATTCTCAGCCGCCAATAA
- a CDS encoding LemA family protein: MKSKFMPIVVIIAIIAVLGMWIAGTYNGLVSKSEEAKTQQSNIQTQLQRRADLIPNLVNTVKGYAAHESEVIQSVADARSKLAGAASTQEALNANDELNSALSRLLVVVENYPDLKANANFRDLQAQLEGTENRITVARKDYNTAVQDYNTSIKRFPTVIIANIFGYKELPYFEASPQSQNVPEVNF, encoded by the coding sequence ATGAAGTCAAAATTTATGCCCATAGTAGTAATAATCGCAATAATTGCTGTCCTGGGAATGTGGATAGCAGGAACATATAATGGATTGGTCAGTAAAAGTGAAGAAGCAAAAACACAGCAAAGCAATATACAAACACAGCTTCAGAGAAGGGCAGATTTAATACCTAATCTTGTTAACACAGTTAAAGGATATGCAGCCCATGAAAGCGAAGTTATACAAAGTGTTGCTGATGCAAGAAGCAAGCTTGCCGGTGCAGCAAGCACTCAGGAGGCGTTGAATGCCAACGACGAGTTAAACTCAGCTTTATCAAGGCTTTTGGTAGTTGTTGAAAACTATCCTGATTTAAAGGCTAACGCCAACTTCAGAGATTTGCAGGCTCAGTTAGAAGGCACCGAAAACAGGATTACCGTTGCAAGAAAGGATTATAATACGGCTGTTCAGGATTACAACACAAGCATTAAAAGATTTCCTACAGTTATAATCGCAAACATTTTCGGTTATAAAGAATTGCCTTATTTTGAAGCTTCACCTCAGAGTCAAAATGTTCCTGAAGTAAATTTCTAA
- a CDS encoding helix-turn-helix transcriptional regulator, producing the protein MKNRLEEIRKQRGIRQEELATALEVSRQTIGSLENGRYNPSIILAFKIARYFGMSIEEIFIYEEEKENETI; encoded by the coding sequence ATGAAGAACCGGTTGGAAGAAATCCGTAAGCAGCGCGGAATACGACAAGAGGAGCTTGCAACTGCCTTGGAGGTTTCCCGGCAAACTATCGGCTCTTTAGAAAACGGGCGATATAATCCGTCAATCATTTTAGCCTTTAAGATTGCCAGATATTTTGGGATGAGCATTGAGGAAATTTTTATTTATGAGGAGGAGAAGGAAAATGAAACAATATAA
- a CDS encoding sulfite exporter TauE/SafE family protein: MLIFLVSIFSGIISGMGIGGGTILIPALILLFNTNQHIAQSVNLIAFIPTAIVALMTHIKNHNVEIRLALKLIITGIIGAIAGSYLASLISSELLRKFFAGFLFAMGIYEICCKKK, encoded by the coding sequence TTGCTTATTTTTTTAGTCAGCATTTTTTCGGGTATTATAAGCGGTATGGGAATAGGCGGCGGAACTATACTTATCCCAGCACTGATCTTGCTCTTTAATACCAATCAGCACATCGCACAAAGCGTAAATCTGATTGCTTTCATACCAACGGCTATAGTCGCATTGATGACTCATATTAAAAATCACAATGTTGAAATAAGGCTGGCCTTAAAACTTATAATTACAGGAATAATAGGTGCAATAGCCGGGTCATATCTGGCTTCTTTAATTTCGTCCGAACTGCTGCGGAAATTCTTTGCAGGCTTTCTTTTTGCCATGGGGATATATGAAATCTGCTGCAAGAAAAAATAG
- a CDS encoding DUF3824 domain-containing protein → MNLGALFADNNTNNNNTGIFGNNRTIWIMLLIALVVFGFGNGLKGDGAFGGGAPFAYEEYEGYRNESRKEKKRKKKHRKHRDEREYEEAYQNDQSQAPFIPPFNLDDSTPLQ, encoded by the coding sequence ATGAACCTTGGAGCACTATTTGCAGATAATAATACAAATAACAATAATACCGGGATTTTTGGTAATAACCGTACTATATGGATTATGTTACTTATAGCTTTAGTGGTTTTCGGATTTGGAAATGGATTAAAGGGAGATGGCGCCTTTGGAGGCGGTGCTCCTTTTGCCTATGAGGAATATGAAGGATACAGAAATGAAAGCAGAAAAGAGAAAAAAAGAAAAAAGAAACACCGCAAACACAGAGATGAAAGAGAATATGAAGAAGCATACCAGAATGATCAGAGTCAGGCACCCTTTATACCGCCTTTTAATCTGGATGACAGTACACCTTTACAGTAA
- a CDS encoding NUDIX hydrolase gives MLIRNCAGGVVFDGEKVFLLKNEKDEWVLPKGVIRNGYLSNEVAVDRVKKEAGISAEIISTAGQTNYEFFSFTRKKPVCNRITWYIMKALDSSFNVSKEDGFQDGCFFTLEEALDRISYSQDKALVRLSYDKYKEMITQLALA, from the coding sequence ATGCTGATAAGGAATTGCGCCGGAGGCGTAGTCTTCGACGGCGAGAAAGTATTCTTGTTAAAAAATGAAAAAGATGAATGGGTCTTACCAAAGGGTGTGATTCGTAATGGTTACCTGTCAAATGAAGTTGCTGTTGATAGAGTTAAAAAAGAAGCAGGAATTTCAGCAGAGATTATTTCAACGGCAGGGCAGACTAATTACGAATTTTTTTCTTTTACAAGAAAAAAACCCGTATGCAACAGAATTACCTGGTATATTATGAAGGCCCTGGACAGCAGTTTTAACGTTTCAAAAGAAGATGGATTCCAGGATGGCTGCTTTTTTACGCTGGAAGAAGCGCTTGACAGAATATCTTACAGTCAGGATAAAGCTTTAGTTAGGTTGTCCTACGATAAATATAAAGAGATGATAACCCAATTAGCTTTGGCATAA
- a CDS encoding DUF1858 domain-containing protein, whose protein sequence is MITKEMSITDVVETYPETVEVFLKHGMHCFGUMAARFENLEQGALAHGINVEKLMKDLNEAVKQ, encoded by the coding sequence ATGATCACAAAGGAAATGTCAATAACCGATGTAGTTGAAACATACCCCGAGACAGTTGAAGTATTCTTAAAGCATGGAATGCACTGTTTCGGCTGAATGGCTGCAAGGTTTGAAAATCTGGAGCAGGGTGCTCTGGCTCATGGAATTAATGTTGAAAAGTTAATGAAAGATCTTAATGAAGCAGTTAAGCAATAA
- a CDS encoding DUF523 domain-containing protein: protein MILVSSCLLGLDTKYNGTSNCNDLLLKYSHLEKYIPICPEQLGGLPTPREAAEIKAGTGEDVIKGHAKVITVKGEDCTYYFVKGAKEVLKLAKMLPVSAAILKEKSPSCGCNEIYDGTFANSLIRGAGVTAELLRQNGIRVYSENEVTDKLLQSLLCL from the coding sequence ATGATTCTTGTAAGTTCCTGTCTATTAGGCTTGGATACAAAATATAACGGCACGTCAAATTGCAATGACCTTTTATTAAAATACAGCCATCTTGAAAAATATATCCCCATATGTCCGGAGCAGTTAGGCGGCCTGCCTACGCCTAGAGAAGCAGCGGAAATAAAAGCCGGGACCGGCGAGGATGTAATAAAAGGTCATGCAAAAGTAATAACTGTAAAAGGCGAAGACTGTACATATTATTTTGTAAAAGGTGCAAAAGAGGTTTTAAAGCTTGCCAAGATGCTGCCCGTTTCAGCTGCTATACTAAAAGAAAAAAGCCCATCCTGCGGTTGCAATGAAATATATGACGGCACCTTCGCCAATTCTTTAATAAGAGGTGCGGGGGTTACTGCCGAGCTATTAAGACAAAACGGAATCAGAGTATACAGCGAAAATGAAGTTACTGATAAACTGCTGCAAAGCCTTCTTTGTCTTTAA
- a CDS encoding helix-turn-helix domain-containing protein, translating into MELNIGEIIIEKRKEKGWTQEQLANAVGVSTPAVSKWETGSTYPDITLLSPIARALNISVNELLSYEKVLSEEKVNELRKKALHIYESQGFNAGWEFCQKVIQEYPNSIALKFNIGGLFQSFMLLKEDRNKEKIKMYYKKAAEIYEDVLNSGNQKYTYTATTILIVYYTVLDELDKAEKLLERLPKEKIDTDMLSASIYALRNKKDEAIKLTQEMIKRNLSRISQSLDILCAYAHEEENIDKAYLLAKINFEMTKLFDVKEGAAYYYMIKILSLKGDIENALHYFEEHVKSILELSYDYSNNPVFDKLNGYPNDLSYIKKVLAQSILEGEGYDTLKNEPRYKEAVSKLKPLVDAETNTFSE; encoded by the coding sequence ATGGAATTAAATATAGGTGAAATAATTATAGAAAAACGCAAAGAAAAGGGATGGACTCAGGAGCAGCTTGCAAATGCTGTAGGGGTATCCACCCCAGCGGTAAGCAAATGGGAGACTGGTAGCACATATCCCGATATAACATTGCTTTCACCCATAGCAAGAGCACTGAATATATCAGTTAATGAATTGCTTTCCTATGAGAAAGTACTTTCAGAAGAAAAAGTGAATGAGCTCAGGAAAAAGGCTTTGCATATTTATGAGTCTCAAGGGTTTAATGCAGGATGGGAATTTTGTCAAAAGGTTATTCAGGAATACCCTAACAGCATTGCTTTAAAATTTAATATCGGCGGTTTATTTCAAAGTTTTATGCTATTAAAAGAAGACCGTAATAAAGAAAAAATTAAAATGTATTACAAAAAGGCAGCTGAAATTTATGAAGACGTATTAAACAGCGGAAATCAGAAGTATACCTATACCGCAACCACTATTTTGATAGTTTATTATACCGTTTTAGACGAACTCGATAAGGCAGAAAAGTTATTGGAACGCTTGCCAAAAGAAAAAATCGATACAGACATGCTTTCTGCATCAATATATGCTTTGCGTAATAAAAAAGATGAAGCTATCAAATTGACACAGGAAATGATAAAGCGCAATTTATCAAGAATAAGTCAATCCCTGGATATACTATGCGCCTACGCCCATGAAGAGGAGAATATAGATAAGGCCTATTTACTTGCAAAAATAAATTTTGAGATGACAAAATTGTTTGATGTTAAAGAAGGTGCCGCGTATTATTATATGATCAAAATTTTATCTCTAAAAGGAGATATAGAAAATGCCCTTCATTATTTTGAAGAGCATGTAAAAAGCATTCTTGAATTAAGCTATGATTATTCGAATAACCCAGTTTTTGATAAATTAAATGGGTATCCAAATGATTTATCCTATATCAAAAAAGTTCTGGCACAAAGTATACTTGAAGGAGAAGGATATGATACGTTAAAAAATGAGCCTCGCTATAAAGAGGCAGTAAGCAAGCTAAAACCTCTTGTTGATGCAGAAACCAATACATTCAGTGAATAA
- a CDS encoding PLP-dependent aminotransferase family protein, whose amino-acid sequence MDTNLQIYLDKNSKEAMYLQLYKKLKSLIENSALTDNYRLPSIRKMGQHLNVNNSTVINAYKLLEANGYAYSREGSGIYVINKGKTISNIENNRTEFNINPSAIVSKPSPTLDFSSSTPDGGIFPTSWFKEVVNEVLDRDGGQAFGYTESLGYAPLRQIIAQYMNDEGIRCTEDNIQIISGAQQGIDIISRVMIDYGDIIITERPTYTGAIALFKSRGANMIDIPISDRGIDIDELIKVLKITQPKFIYMMSNFQNPTGYSYDFKTKENLLQLAEKYDFFIIEDDYLSELYFGQQKAVTLKSMDTYDRCIFIKSFSKIFMPGIRLGFLIVPSKLREKTLAVKHFTDISSSGFMQRVFDLFIRKDMFINHINMMRAIFKERYEVITEILDKNTDILSYFKPEGGMHLWLKLNKELSSNILYSYSLKGGLIISPGSIFYTDKLHSEYFRLSYASTDIDKIQKGVNVLIKNINEII is encoded by the coding sequence ATGGATACCAATCTGCAGATATATTTGGACAAAAACTCAAAGGAAGCAATGTATTTGCAGTTATATAAGAAATTAAAAAGCCTCATTGAAAATTCAGCTTTAACCGATAATTATAGACTGCCATCTATAAGAAAGATGGGACAACACTTAAATGTAAACAACAGCACTGTAATAAATGCCTACAAGCTTTTGGAAGCAAACGGCTATGCTTATAGCAGAGAAGGCAGCGGCATTTATGTAATCAACAAGGGCAAAACTATCTCTAACATTGAAAACAACAGAACAGAATTCAATATCAATCCGTCAGCCATTGTCTCTAAACCTTCCCCAACCCTTGATTTTTCAAGTTCTACGCCTGATGGGGGTATTTTTCCTACATCCTGGTTTAAAGAAGTGGTAAATGAAGTATTAGACCGTGACGGTGGACAGGCATTTGGATATACTGAATCCTTAGGATATGCCCCATTAAGGCAGATCATAGCCCAATATATGAATGATGAAGGAATAAGATGTACTGAAGATAATATACAGATAATATCCGGTGCACAGCAGGGAATAGACATAATTTCAAGGGTTATGATTGATTACGGAGATATAATTATAACCGAGCGCCCCACCTATACAGGTGCCATTGCCCTCTTTAAATCAAGAGGAGCAAATATGATTGATATTCCCATAAGTGATAGGGGAATAGATATTGATGAGCTTATAAAAGTTCTTAAAATCACCCAGCCTAAATTTATATATATGATGAGTAATTTTCAGAATCCCACCGGTTATTCTTATGATTTTAAAACAAAGGAGAATTTATTGCAGCTTGCCGAAAAATATGATTTTTTTATAATAGAAGATGATTATTTATCAGAACTTTATTTCGGCCAGCAAAAAGCTGTTACCTTAAAATCCATGGATACTTACGACAGATGTATTTTTATTAAAAGCTTTTCAAAGATATTTATGCCGGGCATAAGGCTGGGATTCTTAATAGTACCTTCAAAGTTAAGAGAAAAAACCCTTGCTGTTAAGCATTTTACCGATATTTCAAGCTCTGGCTTTATGCAAAGAGTCTTTGACCTTTTTATAAGAAAAGATATGTTTATAAACCATATTAATATGATGAGGGCAATATTTAAAGAGAGATATGAGGTTATAACGGAAATATTAGATAAAAATACAGATATCTTAAGCTATTTTAAACCTGAAGGCGGAATGCATTTATGGCTAAAGCTGAATAAAGAGCTTTCATCTAACATACTGTATTCCTACAGTTTAAAAGGCGGTCTTATAATATCTCCAGGCTCCATATTCTATACAGATAAACTCCATAGTGAATATTTCAGATTAAGCTATGCTTCAACGGATATTGATAAGATACAAAAAGGGGTAAATGTGCTCATTAAAAATATAAATGAAATTATATAA
- a CDS encoding TPM domain-containing protein produces MLKIKRVLLSLSILIFILPLAAKAQSSLTFPKPTEYGYVNDYANILSNETEQNIFLMGQELDNKTNAQIVVVTMDKLPADITIEEYANELFRAWGIGDAKLNNGLLILVNMDPEDRAIRTEVGDGLEGRIPDAISHRITDEIIIPYFMEGDYDNGLLKGYYEICSRVAEEYGVSLSRDYEVEERNVPSPRTSNLPAIIAIILFFAFDGLFLKFRIIRLIFYILASSRFRGGGGGFGGGGRSGGGFGGFGGGRSSGGGSTGRW; encoded by the coding sequence ATGTTAAAAATAAAAAGGGTATTGTTGTCCTTAAGTATACTGATATTTATACTGCCACTTGCGGCAAAAGCCCAAAGCTCCCTTACGTTTCCGAAGCCTACCGAATACGGATATGTAAATGATTATGCCAATATTTTGAGCAATGAAACAGAGCAGAATATATTTTTAATGGGGCAGGAGCTTGATAATAAGACAAACGCTCAGATAGTAGTCGTAACAATGGATAAGCTACCTGCCGATATAACCATCGAAGAATATGCTAATGAATTATTCAGAGCATGGGGTATTGGGGATGCAAAATTAAATAACGGATTATTAATCCTAGTGAATATGGACCCTGAGGACAGAGCTATCAGAACAGAAGTGGGAGATGGTTTAGAAGGCAGAATCCCCGATGCTATCTCCCACAGGATAACAGACGAAATAATAATACCCTATTTTATGGAAGGTGATTATGACAACGGTTTGTTAAAGGGGTATTATGAAATATGCAGCAGGGTGGCAGAAGAATACGGAGTTTCCTTATCTAGGGATTATGAGGTTGAAGAAAGAAATGTTCCAAGTCCCAGGACTTCAAATCTGCCGGCAATAATAGCAATTATATTATTTTTTGCTTTTGATGGTCTGTTTTTAAAATTCAGGATTATAAGACTTATTTTCTATATCCTTGCAAGCTCCAGATTCCGTGGAGGAGGCGGAGGCTTCGGCGGTGGCGGACGTTCCGGCGGAGGTTTTGGCGGCTTTGGAGGAGGACGCTCAAGCGGCGGAGGCTCAACAGGAAGATGGTAA
- a CDS encoding sulfite exporter TauE/SafE family protein — protein MKNHGQIIKILIIGAVTGFFNGLFGSGGGTIVVPAMVFLLCVEEQKAHATAISIILPLSIISAFMYFKNGMIDWKLTLNVALGSMVGGYIGAKILNKFSANALRKIFGISMILAAIRMVM, from the coding sequence ATGAAAAATCATGGTCAGATAATAAAAATATTAATCATAGGGGCGGTTACAGGTTTTTTTAACGGGCTTTTCGGTTCAGGCGGCGGGACAATAGTTGTACCTGCCATGGTATTTCTTTTATGTGTTGAGGAGCAAAAAGCCCATGCCACTGCCATTTCCATCATATTACCTTTATCAATAATAAGTGCTTTTATGTATTTCAAAAACGGCATGATAGATTGGAAGCTTACTTTGAATGTAGCTTTAGGCAGCATGGTTGGCGGCTATATAGGTGCTAAAATTTTAAATAAATTCTCTGCAAATGCTTTGAGAAAGATATTCGGGATTTCAATGATTTTAGCCGCCATAAGGATGGTGATGTAA
- a CDS encoding DUF1540 domain-containing protein, whose amino-acid sequence MGNKSDKDKPIGRVKCVVDSCVHNGNDNHCMASSIEIEANNPSSAEITDCATFEPRGIS is encoded by the coding sequence ATGGGAAATAAATCTGATAAAGATAAGCCTATAGGCAGAGTAAAATGCGTAGTGGATTCCTGCGTCCATAACGGAAACGACAACCACTGTATGGCATCATCCATTGAAATAGAAGCAAATAATCCCAGCAGTGCTGAAATAACAGATTGCGCAACTTTTGAACCAAGAGGAATATCCTGA